The following nucleotide sequence is from Pseudomonas sp. RC10.
AGAAGACTGATCTCAGCCTGATCCTCTCAAAAAAGCCCCGCCCGGTGATGAACCTGGCGGGGCTTTTTGTTGGGTGTCGAACACTGCTCGGGAAGCACCCACAAAAAAGCCCCGTATCTCCTGAAAGACCGGGGCTTTTTACCAACAACCCAATCAGGCCGTTGCGTTTTTCTCGACCGCAGCCTTGATCAAGGTCTGCAACTCGCCTGCTGCGTGCATCTCAATGATGATGTCACTGCCGCCGACCAGCTCGCCGTCTACCCACAGTTGTGGGAACGTCGGCCAGTTCGCGTATTTCGGCAGGTTGGCGCGAATCTCAGGGTTCTGCAGGATATCGACGTACGCGAACTTCTCGCCACACGCCATCAAGGCTTGGGACGCCTTCGCCGAAAAGCCGCACTGCGGGGCATTCGGAGCGCCTTTCATGTAAAGCAGAACGGTGTTTTTGGCAATCTGGTCTTTGATCGTTTCGATGATATCCATGGAGCACCTCGGCTTAACTTTACGACTGTATGAGTCGACACGGTGGCGCATTCTAACCGATTCCCTAGCGTAACGCTCGGTCTTGGCTTTAATCGGCCTCATAAATATGATGAGCGTCATGCCGCTGCGACAGTGACCGGCACCCCGTTCAGCGCGGCGTTCCCGGACAGCGCGTCCATCTGCCGCTCGTCAGTCAGGTCGTTTGCACTCTCACCCGGTTGATCGCGGGCAATGTCCATTTGCACCCCTGGCCGCCCATGCCCCCACCCATGAGGCAGGCTGACCACACCGGGCATCATGTCGGCGCTGCCCATCACCTCGACCTCGATCATTCCCACCCGCGAACTCACCCGCACTCGCTGCCCGTCGCTCAGGCCGCGGGTGGCCAGGTCGTCCGGGTGCATCAGCAATTGATGGCGTGGCTTGCCTTTCACCAGCCGGTGGTAGTTGTGCATCCACGAATTATTGCTGCGAACATGACGCCGTCCAATCAGCAACAGCTCATCCACTGACGGCATTACAGCGGTGGCAAAGCGCACCAGATCGGCCAGGATCACCTCTGGCGCTGCCTGAACGCGCTGATTGGGCGTTTTCAGCCGCGTGGCGAGATTGGGCTTGAGCGCGCCCAGGTCCAGCCCATGAGGGTGGTCATGGAGCGTTTCCAATGACAGCTTCATCGCCGAGGCATCGCCATAAAAGCCTGCGCGCAATCCACGATCCACCATTTGAGCCGGAGGAATCGTGGGTTTCAGCTCACGCTCGGCGTGCGCGGCGAAGGCCTTGGCCAGCCCGACGAAAATCTCCCAGTCATGCAGTGCTCCCTCAGGCTTGGCGAGGATGGCACGATTGAAGCGGGTGACGTTGCGCACCGCGAACATGTTGAACGTTGTGTCGTAATGATCGTTTTCCAGCGCCAAGGTCGAGGGCAAAATCAGATCGGCGTGGCGCGTGGTTTCATTGATATAGAGATCGACACTGACCATGAACTCCAGGCCATCCAGCGCCTGATCGAGCTGACGACCGTTGGGCGTCGACAATACCGGATTGCCCGCCACCGTGATCAACGCCTTCACCTGCCCTTCGCCTTCGGTGAGCATTTCTTCCGCCAGCGCCGACACCGGCAGCTCGCCGCTGTATTCGGGCAGACCCGAGACACGGCTCTGCCAGCGATTGAAACCGCCGCCCGAGGTCGAGGCCACCAGATCCAGTGCAGGCTCAGTGCACAGCGCGCCGCCGACCCGGTCAAGGTTGCCAGTCACCAGATTGATCAACTGCACCAGCCAATGACACAGCGTGCCGAACGCTTGCGTCGAAATACCCATCCGCCCGTAACACACGGCGCTTTTCGCACCCGCGAAATCCCGCGCCAGTTGCCGGATGTCTTCGGCCGGCACCCCGCAACGCAGGCTCATGGCGTCCGCGTCCATGTGCGCGATGGCGGCCCGCACTTCTTCGAGGCCATCGACCGGCAGATGGGTGTCGCGGGTCAGGCTTTCGGCGAACAGCGTGTGCAGCACGCCGAACAGCAGCGCCGCGTCGCCACCGGGGCGGATGAACATGTGTTGGTTGGCGATGGCAGCCGTTTCGCTACGCCGAGGATCGACCACCACGACTTTGCCGCCCCGCGCCTGAATCGCCTTCAAGCGCTTCTCTACGTCGGGCACGGTCATGATGCTGCCGTTGGAGGCGAGCGGGTTGCCGCCCAGAATCAGCATGAAATCGGTGTGGTCGATGTCCGCGATGGGCAGCAACAGGCCGTGGCCATACATCAGGTAGCTGGTGAGGTGATGGGGCAATTGGTCGACGGATGTCGCGGAGAATCGGTTGCGGGTTTTCAGCAGACCAAGGAAGTAATTGCTGTGGGTCATCAGCCCGTAATTGTGAACGCTCGGATTGCCCTGATAGACCGCGACGGCGTTCTGCCCGTGACGCTGCTGGATGTCCAGCAGACGTTCGGCCACCAGGTCGAACGCGTCCTGCCAGGCGATGGGATGCCACTCGCTGCCCATACGGCGCATGGGCTGTCGCAGGCGGTCCGGGTCGTTCTGGATGTCTTGCAAAGCCACCGCTTTCGGGCAGATATGCCCTCGGCTGAACGTGTCTTGCGCGTCGCCCTTGATCGAGCTGATACGCACGCTGGCATCGTCTTCAAGGGTGGTTTCGATGGTCAGGCCACAGATGGCCTCGCACAGGTGACAGGCACGGTGGTGGAGAGTCTTGGTCATCGCCAGTCTCATGTTTTTGTGTGGCGATCGGCGTGATCGCGGAAACAAAACTATGGAGCCTGGCGCGGCACTTCGCCAGAAACGTCAGTGCCGTGAATCGGACAGCATCAGGCGAGCCGATAGCTCACCTGAGCGAAGGAGCGGGGATCAGGAAGCCGAACCGCCGATAGGCGTGACGACCTTGCGCTTCAGCTGAATCTCATGAACGGTCTCGACCTGTTCCTGGGAGACCTGCACGCCCGTCAGTTCGCCAATCAAACGCCAATGGTCATCCAGTCCGGCACTGATGGTGGCCATGCGGTCGATCATGCGGCGTCCTGCCGAACGGGTCACTTCATCTTCACTGCGCATCAGCTCGAACGACATCGACGTCATGGAAGCAGTGAGGTGCGTGAGGGTGCGAGCCGTAAGCCCGAGCAGTTCCGTCAGTTGTTTCTCTTTTGAATCCATTCCCCACCCCTTCTGGAGGACATAAGCGGCCTTTATAACCCACGCCACACGTTTAGGAAACGTCCCGGTTTCCACGGCGTGAAGCATGTCGCATTAGGTTCAGCAGCATTTTGAAACTGTTGCAAAAACGGCAGCAATTGCCAGTGTCCAGCGAAGCGGTGTACAACCTTTGCCCTTCGCGGTGGACGCAGATGGCGAATTGCCTTCGCTGCGTACGCAACTGTAGCACTTCGTTACATGAAAAGCGTCCTGACCACGCCATTTTCAAGCGACCGGACGTCTGACATTTTTTTTCGAACATGCCGGGCCTTGGCACGAGGCGACATTTTCTTATACCCTCGCGCCTTCCCTATTCGTCGCCCCGTGCGGCTTTTGCCGCAGGTCTCGCCCGTTTTCCCGATAAAACCCGGCTTAGAGGATCTGCGGTCTGTTGCAGACAAGGTAGTTAATGATGATCACCAGGCACTTTCTCTCGATGATGGATTACACGCCAGACGAACTGGGCGCCGTGATCCGTCGAGGCATTGAGCTGAAGGACTTGCGAAATCGAGGCGTGCTGTTCGAGCCGCTGAGAGGTCGAGTGCTGGCCATGATCTTCGAGAAATCTTCGACTCGGACTCGCATTTCGTTCGAAGCCGGCATGATCCAACTCGGCGGTCAGGCCATCTTTTTGTCGCCTCGCGACACCCAACTGGGGCGTGGCGAACCGATTGCCGACGGCGCGCGCGTCATGTCGCGCATGGTCGATGCGGTCATGATCCGCACGTTCGCCCACAGCAACCTCATCGAATTCGCTGCAAATTCCCGTGTGCCTGTGATCAACGGCCTGTCCGACGACCTGCATCCGTGCCAGTTATTGGCCGACATGCAGACCTTCCTCGAACATCGCGGTGCGATCAAAGGCAAGACCGTGGCCTGGATCGGCGACGGCAACAACATGTGCAACAGCTATATAGAAGCGGCGATCCAGTTCGACTTCCAACTGCGCGTCGCCTGCCCTGAAGGCTACGAGCCGAGCCCGCGCTTCCTGGCGCTGGCCGGTGACCGCGTGACCGTGACCCGCGACCCGCGTGAAGCGGTCAAGGGCGCGCATTTGATCAGCACCGACGTCTGGACCTCCATGGGCCAGGAAGAGGAAACCGCCAAGCGCATCGCGCTGTTCAAGCCTTTCCAGGTCACTCGCGAACTGCTCGATCTGGCCGCTGACGACGTGCTGTTCATGCACTGCCTGCCTGCCCACCGGGGTGAGGAGATCAGTGAAGACCTGCTCGACGACCCACGTTCAGTGGCGTGGGATCAGGCGGAAAACCGTCTGCATGCGCAAAAGGCGCTGCTCGAATTTCTGGTGGCGCCTGCCTACCAACCTGCATGAGTGAGCCGATGCTGCTGCAACTGCGTGAGCTGGCCTGCGGTTATCAAGACCAACGCGTGGTGCAGAACCTGAATCTGCACCTCAACGCGGGAGACATTGGCTGCCTGCTCGGCTCGTCGGGCTGCGGCAAGACCACTACGTTGCGCGCCATCGCCGGTTTCGAACCGGTGCACGCGGGTGAAATCACCCTCGCGGGCGACGTCATCTCCAGACCCGGCTTCACCCTCGCGCCCGAGAAGCGCCGTATCGGCATGGTGTTTCAGGACTACGCGCTGTTCCCGCACCTGACCGTCGCGGACAACATCGCCTTCGGCATTCGGAATCATCCGCGCCTGGCACAGGTGGTCGAGGAAATGTTGGCGCTGGTCAACCTCGGCGCGCTGGGCAAGCGGCATCCACATGAGCTCTCGGGCGGCCAGCAGCAACGCGTCGCCTTGGCGCGGGCATTGGCACCGGAACCGCAATTGCTGCTATTGGACGAACCCTTCTCCAACCTCGATGGCGAGCTGCGCCGACGTTTGAGCCATGAGGTGCGCGACATTCTCAAGGCCCGAGGCACCAGCGCGATTCTGGTGACCCACGATCAGGAAGAAGCCTTCGCCGTCAGCGATCAGGTAGGCGTGTTCAAGGAAGGACGCCTTGAACAATGGGATACGCCCTACAACCTTTATCACCGACCGGCTACGCCCTATGTCGCCAGTTTTGTCGGCCAGGGCTACTTCATCCGTGGGCAAATGATCGATGCGCAATCGGTGCAGACCGAACTCGGCGTACTGCGTGGGACCTGTGCCCGTGAACATGCAGGCTCGGTCGATGTGTTGCTGAGACCGGACGACATCACGTATGCGCCGGACAGCCCGGTGAAAGCCCGGGTCATCAGCAAAACCTTTCAGGGCGCCGTGACGCTGTATCGCTTGCAGCTGCCAAGCGGGACGCCACTGGAAGCCTTGTTCCCCAGCCATGCTGATCTGCACGCGGGAGATGACGTCGGTATCCGCGTAACGGCTCAGAATCTGGTGCTGTTTCCTGCGTCCTGACGAACACCCTCGCTGGAGTTGCGAACACAGTCCCTGTAGGAGCGAATTCATTCGCGAATAGATCGTACAGCCGATGAAGGTCTGCCGCCTGCACCGCCCTCTCGCGAATGAATTCGCTCCTACAGTTGAGCCTAAGTCAGCTCCTGACCTCGTCGCGCCGCAAATATAGCTGTAGGAGCGAATTCATTCGCGAATAGATCGTACAGCCGATGAAGGTCTGTTGCCTGCACCACCCTTTCGCGAATGAATTCGCTCCCACAGAGGACGCGGCGTTCAACACATACGATTCAACAACCGCCTCTCCCGATAAGTCGTGCCGCTCCAGCGTCACGCGGTGAACTCACCCGACCGTCAACACCCCACTCGCCACCAACGTCGCATAGCCGCCAATCTTCACCCGATCTCCCTCCAGACGACAGAACAACTCGCCCCCTCGCGCCGAACTTTGATAGGCCGTGAGGCTGAATTTGTTCAGGCGTGCTGACCAATACGGAATCAGGCTGCAATGGGTCGAGCCGGTGACCGGGTCTTCGGGAATGCCGTTCCCCGGCGCGAAGTAACGAGAGACAAAATCATGCGCGTCACCATCGCCTTTCGCAGTGATGATCACCCCCGGCCATGGCAGCCGGGCGATGGCAGCCATATCAGGCTTGCAATCGCGAACCGCCTGCTCGGACTCCAACACCACCAACAGCGCCGCAGCGCCCAGCGCGTCGACGACTTCTGTGTTCAGCGCGCGTTCGATATCCACCGTCACGCCCACTTCACTCGGGGGCAGAGAGGGAAAATCCAGCAACAGGCGTCCGTTCTCGCGGCTGACGCTCAGCGGCCCTGACTGGCTGATGAACTGAATGGTGTCAGACGTTTCGCCATACTTTTCATACAGCACATAGGCGCTGGCCAACGTCGCATGCCCGCACAGCGGGACTTCATTGGTGGGCGTGAACCAACGGATATGCCAGCCCTGCGCCTCACGCACAACAAAAGCGGTTTCGGACAGGTTGTGTTCCGTCGCAATGCGCTGCATCAGCTCATCCGACAGCCAGGCATCGAGGCGATACACCATCGCAGGGTTGCCTGCGAACGGTCGGTCACTGAAGGCATCGACTTGATGAAATTCAAGCTGCATGGAAGGCATCCCCAATCGTTATTGTTCGAGCGCCCTGCCCTGCGT
It contains:
- the grxD gene encoding Grx4 family monothiol glutaredoxin — protein: MDIIETIKDQIAKNTVLLYMKGAPNAPQCGFSAKASQALMACGEKFAYVDILQNPEIRANLPKYANWPTFPQLWVDGELVGGSDIIIEMHAAGELQTLIKAAVEKNATA
- a CDS encoding molybdopterin oxidoreductase family protein codes for the protein MTKTLHHRACHLCEAICGLTIETTLEDDASVRISSIKGDAQDTFSRGHICPKAVALQDIQNDPDRLRQPMRRMGSEWHPIAWQDAFDLVAERLLDIQQRHGQNAVAVYQGNPSVHNYGLMTHSNYFLGLLKTRNRFSATSVDQLPHHLTSYLMYGHGLLLPIADIDHTDFMLILGGNPLASNGSIMTVPDVEKRLKAIQARGGKVVVVDPRRSETAAIANQHMFIRPGGDAALLFGVLHTLFAESLTRDTHLPVDGLEEVRAAIAHMDADAMSLRCGVPAEDIRQLARDFAGAKSAVCYGRMGISTQAFGTLCHWLVQLINLVTGNLDRVGGALCTEPALDLVASTSGGGFNRWQSRVSGLPEYSGELPVSALAEEMLTEGEGQVKALITVAGNPVLSTPNGRQLDQALDGLEFMVSVDLYINETTRHADLILPSTLALENDHYDTTFNMFAVRNVTRFNRAILAKPEGALHDWEIFVGLAKAFAAHAERELKPTIPPAQMVDRGLRAGFYGDASAMKLSLETLHDHPHGLDLGALKPNLATRLKTPNQRVQAAPEVILADLVRFATAVMPSVDELLLIGRRHVRSNNSWMHNYHRLVKGKPRHQLLMHPDDLATRGLSDGQRVRVSSRVGMIEVEVMGSADMMPGVVSLPHGWGHGRPGVQMDIARDQPGESANDLTDERQMDALSGNAALNGVPVTVAAA
- the argF gene encoding ornithine carbamoyltransferase encodes the protein MITRHFLSMMDYTPDELGAVIRRGIELKDLRNRGVLFEPLRGRVLAMIFEKSSTRTRISFEAGMIQLGGQAIFLSPRDTQLGRGEPIADGARVMSRMVDAVMIRTFAHSNLIEFAANSRVPVINGLSDDLHPCQLLADMQTFLEHRGAIKGKTVAWIGDGNNMCNSYIEAAIQFDFQLRVACPEGYEPSPRFLALAGDRVTVTRDPREAVKGAHLISTDVWTSMGQEEETAKRIALFKPFQVTRELLDLAADDVLFMHCLPAHRGEEISEDLLDDPRSVAWDQAENRLHAQKALLEFLVAPAYQPA
- a CDS encoding ABC transporter ATP-binding protein, which translates into the protein MSEPMLLQLRELACGYQDQRVVQNLNLHLNAGDIGCLLGSSGCGKTTTLRAIAGFEPVHAGEITLAGDVISRPGFTLAPEKRRIGMVFQDYALFPHLTVADNIAFGIRNHPRLAQVVEEMLALVNLGALGKRHPHELSGGQQQRVALARALAPEPQLLLLDEPFSNLDGELRRRLSHEVRDILKARGTSAILVTHDQEEAFAVSDQVGVFKEGRLEQWDTPYNLYHRPATPYVASFVGQGYFIRGQMIDAQSVQTELGVLRGTCAREHAGSVDVLLRPDDITYAPDSPVKARVISKTFQGAVTLYRLQLPSGTPLEALFPSHADLHAGDDVGIRVTAQNLVLFPAS
- a CDS encoding PhzF family phenazine biosynthesis protein; this encodes MQLEFHQVDAFSDRPFAGNPAMVYRLDAWLSDELMQRIATEHNLSETAFVVREAQGWHIRWFTPTNEVPLCGHATLASAYVLYEKYGETSDTIQFISQSGPLSVSRENGRLLLDFPSLPPSEVGVTVDIERALNTEVVDALGAAALLVVLESEQAVRDCKPDMAAIARLPWPGVIITAKGDGDAHDFVSRYFAPGNGIPEDPVTGSTHCSLIPYWSARLNKFSLTAYQSSARGGELFCRLEGDRVKIGGYATLVASGVLTVG